ATGGACTTGTACATATCGAGCACGTTGCCGGTGGACAGGGAGACGTAATAGACGCGGTACAGGCCGGGATGGAGTCCGGCGGTGACGTGCCGGCAGACGGTGGTTTTGCCGGAGCCGACCTCGCCGGTCAGCAGGCCGATGCCGCGCAGATCGATGAGGTGCGTGAGCCGGGCCTCGGCCTCGCGGCGGGCGGTGGAGGCATAGAGTTCATCGGCCTCGAGGGTATTCTCGAAGGGGAAGCGAGTGAACGCGAAGTGGCGCAGATACATTAGTCGTTCTCCTCATTGTGCGGGTTGTCGAAGGCCCCGAGGGTGAGACGCGACGGGGGCGGTTCGGAGGCTGGGGTATCGGTGTCGAGGCGCCAGGAGGGCCGGTCGCGGCGCACGGTGGTGTTGGCATAGGCATCGAGCGGCGTGGCCTGTCCTGCCGGCTGGCCTTTATGGACCACGGTCAGGGGCCGGGTGGGCGGCACGGCGGGGTCGTACTGTAAGGTCACGGTCTCGCCGACGAGCACGGCGTCGACCTCATAGACGTGGCCGTTCAGGCTCACGGTGCGGTCGTTCATGACCCGGCGCTTGGTCTCGCAGAGGAACAGCGCATCGAGGCCGGGATCGGGGAAGCGGATCTGATCGCCGACCAGGGCCCACTGTTCGAGGGGCGTTTTGCCGTCGAGGCCGCGGTGCGGGGTGTGGTGATACTCGCCCTCGATGAAGGCCCACAGGCGTCGGTTGAGGGCCTCGAGGCTCACCGTATCCTCAGCGGTGAGCTGGGTGAGCAGCTGTGCTCGGACGGTGCGGAACCAGCGTTCGATTTTGCCCTTCCCCTGAGGTTGATGGGGTCGGGCGTGGATCAGCGCCGTGCCGAGCCTGGCGCAGACGAGGGCGAGTTGGCGGGAGCGGTAGTTGGCGCCGTTGTCGACGTAAAGGCGCTGGGGGATCCCGCGGCGGATGAGAGCCTGCTTGAACACCGGCAGGAAGGCGCCGGTGTTTTCGGCGAAGGCGAAGGC
The Gammaproteobacteria bacterium DNA segment above includes these coding regions:
- a CDS encoding DDE-type integrase/transposase/recombinase translates to MTDPDDDHRQAVALFRYGLIADLVHWPPGSAGITERLRAKADKDYVIPGSRRSRVAAETIRDWLKHYRRGGFDALLPKPRADRGQPRRLPDSVAEALCAIKEGHPKLSVRAVIKHAREQGLVPAEQPLPASTVHRLFTREGLMVKKTDAPIGTDRRRFAFQYADELWMSDVMHGITAADGRGRRRKTYLIAFIDDATRVIPYAAFAFAENTGAFLPVFKQALIRRGIPQRLYVDNGANYRSRQLALVCARLGTALIHARPHQPQGKGKIERWFRTVRAQLLTQLTAEDTVSLEALNRRLWAFIEGEYHHTPHRGLDGKTPLEQWALVGDQIRFPDPGLDALFLCETKRRVMNDRTVSLNGHVYEVDAVLVGETVTLQYDPAVPPTRPLTVVHKGQPAGQATPLDAYANTTVRRDRPSWRLDTDTPASEPPPSRLTLGAFDNPHNEEND